GCAAACCAATATTGGTCTCAAATTTGAATCCCCATAACACTTTGATAGTGTGTGTAAGAAACCCCTAccccttgtagtttagaccATCGCTTgtatgaggaaaaaaaaaaaaaagtttctagGGCTAGACAAGACAAGACCAATTAAAATGAACTATTAACTTTTTAAAGTTTCATGCTTAATGAACTTAATTAACAATCCGGACTGCACTTATTAAATTGGAGAAGCAACAAGTCATCTCCTGAGTTGTATGAGACGGGACTAGGTTCACTCCCGATCTTGTCCATTCAGAGCCACCAAAGGAGCATTAATGGAGCAATGTGGGATAAGTAAAACCTTGATTACTGACAATATCCCCAAATTGTGGCATTTGGCAAGCTTAACTTACTTTTCAGGTGGGCAAAAAATGGGATGAAGTTGTTGTAAAATCTTCAAAGCCTCGAAAACGGGTGTAACATGTCCGACTAAACAGTATCTTCCATTAGCTGAAGGAACTTCAAATGCTTGTATATGGGTGTAGGCAACATCTCTAACATCAGTAGATAtataatttggtttgtttgcTTCTTGCATATCTGCATGGAAAACAAACagaagacaaaaaaataaaaagaaatacaatCGATTGTTAGCGCATCACAAGAATCATCTAAAGAATTCAAAAAGTAGTTAATTGCCTTAATTCAGTATGCAACTACAATTGTAGAAGCTATGGACagattaattttgttctcaaATGACTTAAagctttaaattttatttgttatgttTATAAGCAACAATTAGATATCAGTTTTCAATAGACGTTCCTAGCTacttaaaaaatgaattaagTTTTGGTTGCTAGAAACTGGCCTGCGGCAAGTGAAAAAGATAGTTTTGCCTAAGTGTACCTTTTTTGAGATTCAGAACCATTTCCACAGTGGCATTAAGAGTTGGCTGCAAAAGTGGACCAATCACATATGCCGGATTTAGTGTAACCAAGTCAATCCCATTTCCTTTAGCAAATTTCCAAGCAGCCTCCTCAGCTAaagtttttgaaagaaaataccaTGCCTGGACATATAGAAAGAAAAGGTAGTTCTTGATTTGAATAAAATTCATTGATTTAAAACAAACTGAGCCGTTAAAGCAATTTTGAAGGCAACTACTGATGCACAAAATTGGATCCATATATACTTGCAACAAAAGAATAAATTGCATACCTCCAAATCCTCACAAACAAGTGGATCTGAAAACCATGTTTCATCGACTACCACATCAGGGGTCAAAGGTTTTCCATTGTTCAGAACTGAAGCCATTGAAGATGTTAAAACTACCCTCTTGACAGTCGGGAATTTTACGCACGATTTCAGAACATTTAGTGTGCCCTTCACTGCAGGGTATAGTAATTCTTCCTGAGATGTGGAGAAAAAGCATCATTGTAGtttttacattaaaaaaaatatataaacatttGGAAGTTCTGTTTTATTCTCTAAGAAAATACACAAATGTAATTAAGCAATCGGCAAGCAAGAATGGTATTTGAAGTATATGTGGGAGGAATGAACCTGGGGGtcagtggaagaaaatattacAGGGGATGCTGTATGGAAAACACCTTCACATCCATCAACTGCAAGGTCAAAAGATCCTTCAACTAACAAATCTGCTTGAAACAAATGTAGCCTTTCTTTTGCTCCATCAAGTGTGAGTAAGTGTTCTGTTTTCTTTGGATCATCTGTAAAATGCACATATATACAAATACGTACAACAATAGTTTaattgaaaatacaaaaagaaaataagagttCATGtccaataaaaattttataatagcaaaaaataaatgaaaaatagcaATCAAAGCCCAGAAGTTTTTATTGTTgtcatcaaaacaaaaagttttaGAATGAAAACTATTCCAATACCTGTTTTGAAGTATATTAGAGTAAgtttagagaaagaaaaaaaaagtggtaaAATACTGACTTGGGTCACGAACAGTGGCTTTGACAATATAACCTCTTTGTAATAAGAGCTTCACCAACCACGATGCTATGAAACCAGATGCTCCTGTTACACACACCACCTTCCTTCCTCCcctcatcttctctctctctctctctctctgtgtaacCTCTGATCTGaagttttatattttgtgcttttattattgtgtaagaCATTGATGTTGATGTGACTATATATTACTTTATTAAAAAAGGTCTTCCAATTCAAGAACGAATAAATAC
Above is a window of Prunus persica cultivar Lovell chromosome G2, Prunus_persica_NCBIv2, whole genome shotgun sequence DNA encoding:
- the LOC18787580 gene encoding tetraketide alpha-pyrone reductase 1 isoform X2 — protein: MRGGRKVVCVTGASGFIASWLVKLLLQRGYIVKATVRDPNDPKKTEHLLTLDGAKERLHLFQADLLVEGSFDLAVDGCEGVFHTASPVIFSSTDPQEELLYPAVKGTLNVLKSCVKFPTVKRVVLTSSMASVLNNGKPLTPDVVVDETWFSDPLVCEDLEAWYFLSKTLAEEAAWKFAKGNGIDLVTLNPAYVIGPLLQPTLNATVEMVLNLKKDMQEANKPNYISTDVRDVAYTHIQAFEVPSANGRYCLVGHVTPVFEALKILQQLHPIFCPPEKLEDGSPAEPTFQVSQEKAKSLGVSFLPLEVSLRDTVESLKEKGFLSR
- the LOC18787580 gene encoding tetraketide alpha-pyrone reductase 1 isoform X1: MRGGRKVVCVTGASGFIASWLVKLLLQRGYIVKATVRDPNDPKKTEHLLTLDGAKERLHLFQADLLVEGSFDLAVDGCEGVFHTASPVIFSSTDPQEELLYPAVKGTLNVLKSCVKFPTVKRVVLTSSMASVLNNGKPLTPDVVVDETWFSDPLVCEDLEAWYFLSKTLAEEAAWKFAKGNGIDLVTLNPAYVIGPLLQPTLNATVEMVLNLKKDMQEANKPNYISTDVRDVAYTHIQAFEVPSANGRYCLVGHVTPVFEALKILQQLHPIFCPPENRLEDGSPAEPTFQVSQEKAKSLGVSFLPLEVSLRDTVESLKEKGFLSR